From Paracoccus aminovorans, one genomic window encodes:
- a CDS encoding TRAP transporter permease, with amino-acid sequence MNCTAGIPHDPDHPQLSEDQLRALEEEYDPEARFRTVTRPVAILTGVILFLLSCYHFYTAGFGIPRATTHRGLHMGVSLFVIFLSFSALAKNRHKTDGFAILGVPVTDWILAIGGAVSAFYVPWIYDQLQFRVGNPLPIDIAMGTVLLVVLMEAVRRSMGWPLPVIAALFICYAYFGKSMPGILVHPGADWRTIINHLYLTSQGIYGTALGVIATYVFHFVLFGVMAQKIGLGQLFIDLATALAGRFAGGPAKVSVISSAMLGTISGSSIANTVTTGALTIPAMIKIGFKRHFAAAVEAASSTGGQITPPVMGAVAFLMVEYLGIPLRTILIAAIVPAFMHFFGVLVQVHLEAKRLGIRGLRQEELPKAWKVLREGWLSVFPLVLLVWMLMSGRTPFLSAFWAITACIVVYLIQRIMAAGILEGIRETGAGIYDGFVSGARQSLAVTAAAALVGVVIGIVTLTGVGFKIAFMVTSVAANWAAGLHGLLAGLPFELFSIQTLTLLFTLLMTAVVCVLMGCGVPTTANYIIMVAVAAPVLGMMNVEPLVAHFFVFYFGVLADVTPPVALAAYAGAGIAGANGFKAGNTAFRLSMGKAMVPFVFVFSPSLLLVTQSFTLPDFLLAFTGAVLGIVALSAAITNWLLGPLLLVERMLLPIAALMMIAPEMISTAIGAAILGLVVLRQYFAERTGPGQASAA; translated from the coding sequence TTGAACTGCACGGCAGGAATTCCGCATGACCCAGACCACCCCCAGCTTTCCGAGGATCAGCTTCGCGCGCTGGAAGAGGAATACGACCCCGAGGCCCGCTTTCGCACGGTGACGCGTCCCGTCGCCATTCTGACCGGGGTGATCCTGTTTCTGCTGTCCTGCTATCACTTCTATACGGCGGGCTTCGGTATTCCGCGCGCGACCACGCACCGCGGTCTGCACATGGGTGTGTCGCTGTTCGTCATTTTCCTCAGCTTCTCGGCCCTGGCGAAGAACCGCCACAAGACCGACGGCTTCGCCATCCTGGGCGTTCCGGTAACGGATTGGATCCTGGCCATCGGAGGCGCGGTCAGTGCCTTCTATGTGCCCTGGATCTATGACCAGTTGCAGTTCCGCGTCGGTAACCCGCTGCCCATCGACATCGCCATGGGCACGGTGCTGCTGGTCGTGCTGATGGAGGCCGTGCGCCGCTCGATGGGCTGGCCGCTACCGGTCATCGCGGCCCTCTTCATCTGCTATGCCTATTTCGGAAAGTCGATGCCCGGCATCCTGGTCCATCCCGGCGCGGACTGGAGGACGATCATCAACCACCTCTATCTGACCTCGCAGGGCATCTACGGCACCGCGCTTGGCGTGATCGCCACCTATGTGTTCCACTTCGTGCTGTTCGGCGTCATGGCGCAGAAGATCGGACTGGGGCAGCTTTTCATAGACCTGGCGACCGCGCTGGCCGGGCGCTTCGCCGGCGGGCCGGCCAAGGTTTCGGTCATTTCCTCGGCAATGCTGGGCACGATTTCGGGCTCGTCCATCGCCAATACGGTGACCACCGGCGCGCTGACCATCCCAGCCATGATCAAAATCGGCTTCAAGCGCCATTTCGCAGCTGCGGTCGAGGCGGCATCCTCGACCGGCGGGCAGATCACGCCGCCGGTCATGGGCGCGGTCGCCTTCCTGATGGTCGAGTACCTGGGCATCCCCCTGCGCACCATCCTGATCGCCGCCATCGTCCCGGCCTTCATGCATTTCTTTGGCGTGCTGGTTCAGGTGCATCTGGAGGCCAAGCGCCTCGGCATCCGCGGCCTGCGCCAGGAGGAACTGCCCAAGGCGTGGAAAGTCCTGCGTGAGGGCTGGCTATCGGTATTCCCGCTGGTGCTGCTCGTGTGGATGTTGATGTCGGGCCGCACGCCCTTCCTGTCGGCCTTCTGGGCCATCACCGCCTGCATCGTCGTCTATCTGATCCAGCGGATCATGGCGGCCGGTATATTGGAGGGCATCAGGGAAACCGGCGCCGGCATCTACGACGGATTCGTCTCCGGCGCACGGCAATCACTGGCGGTAACGGCGGCGGCGGCGCTGGTCGGCGTGGTGATCGGCATCGTCACCCTGACCGGCGTGGGCTTCAAGATCGCCTTCATGGTCACCTCGGTCGCGGCGAACTGGGCCGCCGGGCTGCACGGGCTGCTGGCCGGCCTGCCGTTCGAGCTGTTCAGCATCCAGACGCTGACATTGCTCTTCACGCTGCTGATGACGGCGGTGGTCTGCGTCCTGATGGGCTGCGGCGTGCCCACGACGGCAAACTACATCATCATGGTCGCCGTGGCCGCCCCCGTCCTGGGCATGATGAATGTCGAACCGCTGGTGGCGCATTTCTTCGTCTTCTATTTCGGCGTTCTGGCCGACGTGACGCCGCCGGTGGCGCTGGCGGCCTATGCCGGCGCTGGGATCGCGGGCGCAAACGGCTTCAAGGCCGGCAACACCGCCTTCCGGCTGTCAATGGGCAAGGCCATGGTGCCCTTCGTCTTCGTCTTCTCGCCCTCGTTGCTGCTGGTGACGCAATCCTTCACGCTGCCCGATTTCCTGCTGGCCTTCACCGGCGCGGTACTGGGCATCGTGGCCCTGTCGGCAGCGATCACGAACTGGCTTCTTGGACCGCTGCTGCTGGTTGAGCGAATGCTTCTGCCCATCGCAGCGCTGATGATGATCGCGCCGGAGATGATCTCTACCGCAATCGGTGCGGCAATCCTCGGCCTGGTTGTTCTGCGGCAATATTTCGCGGAACGCACCGGTCCGGGGCAAGCGTCTGCAGCATGA
- a CDS encoding GntR family transcriptional regulator, whose protein sequence is MAAKDRLTTQQIRQVLENAIVDGRFGPDQRLDPESLATEFSCSRTPIREALQALEASGLVRVEPKRGTFVTELGIVDLTERFEVMAELEAMCARLAAARADTDDLDRIRAAQALCEQAAGTGDSDAYYHRNTAFHHAVYAASGNRFLEAEAQRLQTILQPYRRRQLHLRGRMMRSLDEHRRIMARIEAGDAEGACAEMNAHVIIQGDRFHELIASLRVAEKN, encoded by the coding sequence GTGGCGGCGAAGGACAGGCTAACCACCCAGCAGATCCGGCAGGTGTTGGAAAACGCTATCGTGGACGGACGATTCGGCCCCGACCAGAGGCTGGACCCAGAGAGCCTCGCGACCGAGTTTTCCTGTTCGCGCACCCCGATCCGCGAGGCATTGCAGGCGCTGGAGGCTTCGGGCCTGGTCCGGGTCGAGCCCAAGCGCGGCACTTTCGTCACCGAACTGGGCATCGTCGATCTGACCGAACGTTTCGAGGTCATGGCCGAGCTTGAGGCGATGTGCGCCCGACTGGCCGCCGCACGGGCCGACACCGACGACCTTGACCGCATCCGAGCGGCACAGGCCCTGTGCGAGCAGGCGGCGGGGACCGGCGACAGCGACGCCTACTACCACCGCAACACAGCCTTTCATCACGCGGTTTATGCCGCGTCGGGCAACCGCTTCCTGGAAGCCGAGGCACAGAGATTGCAGACCATACTGCAACCCTATCGCCGCCGGCAGCTTCACTTGCGCGGCCGGATGATGCGCTCGCTGGACGAACACCGTCGCATCATGGCCCGGATCGAGGCCGGTGATGCCGAAGGGGCGTGCGCGGAAATGAACGCCCATGTCATCATCCAGGGCGACCGTTTCCACGAATTGATCGCTTCGCTGCGCGTGGCGGAGAAGAATTGA
- a CDS encoding malonyl-CoA decarboxylase yields MPRPKLTFLNDLVQAITGSDRRGREANPADETAMRKALARPAPERLAAACDVLMDRIGDAARVAVAEQALAAYDELDADQRRNFFMLLRDRFGADPDAIRKNFAAYDADPSARTLVPLFEATEPRRQTLLRRLNTAPGATLRLVHMRADLLAAMRKDPELAPLDADFAHLFGSWFNRGFLRIDRIDWSTPAAVLEKIMAYESVHPMKGWQDLRRRLDPVDRRFYAFFHPATGDEPLIFIEVALMNEIPSEIAPILTAPAKGEAEEADTAVFYSINNTLAGLKGVSFGNFLIKQVVSELVAELPTLKTFVTLSPAPGFAAWLDGNEDPRSVELAAELASGTWRDDPQEAARLKPGVEALAATYFTTARTRTGAPRDPVARFHLGNGAAAWRINWPADLSEAALERAHGLMINYLYEPAAIEAQHEAFVRDGTIATGAPLAAILSR; encoded by the coding sequence ATGCCACGACCGAAATTGACTTTTCTGAATGATCTGGTTCAGGCGATCACCGGCTCGGACCGGCGCGGCCGGGAAGCGAATCCGGCGGACGAGACCGCGATGCGCAAGGCGCTGGCTCGCCCCGCCCCCGAACGACTGGCGGCGGCCTGCGACGTGCTGATGGATCGCATCGGCGATGCGGCGCGGGTCGCCGTCGCCGAACAAGCACTGGCGGCCTATGACGAGTTGGATGCCGACCAGCGGCGCAATTTCTTCATGCTGCTGCGCGACCGCTTCGGCGCCGATCCCGACGCGATCCGCAAAAATTTCGCAGCCTATGACGCCGATCCCTCGGCCCGGACGCTGGTGCCGCTGTTCGAGGCGACCGAGCCCCGGCGGCAGACCCTGCTACGGCGCCTGAACACCGCGCCCGGCGCGACCCTGCGGCTGGTGCATATGCGGGCCGATCTGCTGGCGGCGATGCGCAAGGACCCCGAACTGGCACCGCTGGACGCCGATTTTGCCCACCTTTTCGGATCGTGGTTCAATCGCGGTTTCCTGAGGATCGACCGGATCGACTGGTCCACCCCCGCCGCCGTTCTGGAAAAGATCATGGCCTATGAATCGGTGCATCCGATGAAGGGATGGCAGGATCTGCGTCGCCGCCTCGACCCGGTGGATCGTCGCTTCTACGCCTTTTTCCACCCGGCGACCGGCGATGAGCCGTTGATCTTCATCGAGGTCGCGCTGATGAACGAAATCCCCTCGGAAATCGCCCCAATTTTGACCGCGCCGGCCAAGGGCGAGGCGGAAGAAGCCGATACCGCCGTGTTCTACTCCATCAACAACACCCTTGCGGGACTGAAGGGCGTCTCTTTCGGCAATTTCCTCATCAAGCAGGTCGTCAGCGAACTGGTGGCCGAATTGCCCACGTTGAAAACCTTCGTCACCCTGTCGCCAGCACCGGGATTTGCCGCTTGGCTGGACGGGAACGAGGATCCGCGGAGCGTGGAACTGGCCGCCGAACTGGCGTCAGGGACATGGAGGGACGACCCGCAGGAAGCCGCGCGGCTGAAACCCGGCGTCGAAGCCCTGGCCGCGACCTATTTCACCACGGCCAGAACCCGCACGGGGGCGCCGCGCGATCCCGTGGCGCGCTTCCATCTGGGCAATGGTGCCGCCGCTTGGCGGATCAATTGGCCCGCCGACCTGTCCGAGGCCGCGCTGGAACGGGCTCATGGCCTTATGATCAATTACCTTTACGAACCCGCCGCGATCGAGGCCCAGCACGAAGCCTTCGTCCGCGATGGAACCATTGCGACGGGTGCCCCGCTGGCGGCCATCCTGTCGCGCTGA
- the madM gene encoding malonate transporter subunit MadM translates to MELISEVLIKNGLLFAFVIIGAVMWGSYYLSHHLTGGRLHGSAVAIIVGLVLAYVGGAFTGGTKGLADVPLFAGLGIMGGAMLRDFAIVSTAYGVDLAEIRRSGVVGVVSLFLGIFLSFIIGALIAVMFGYTDAVSMTTLGAGAATYIVGPVTGSALGASSEVVALSVAAGLVKSVMVMIGTPFIAPLIGLNNPKAAMAYGGLMGTTSGVAGGLAATDKRLVPYGAMTATFYTGLGCLFGPSVIYFLIRAAVGG, encoded by the coding sequence ATGGAGCTGATCTCGGAAGTCCTGATCAAGAACGGGCTGCTGTTCGCTTTCGTCATCATCGGCGCGGTGATGTGGGGCAGCTACTACCTGTCGCACCATCTCACGGGTGGGCGGCTGCACGGCTCGGCCGTGGCCATCATCGTCGGCCTCGTGCTGGCCTATGTCGGCGGCGCCTTCACCGGCGGCACCAAGGGGCTTGCCGATGTGCCGCTGTTCGCCGGGCTCGGCATCATGGGCGGCGCGATGCTGCGCGACTTCGCCATCGTCTCGACCGCCTATGGCGTCGATCTGGCCGAGATCCGGCGCTCGGGCGTTGTCGGCGTCGTGTCGCTGTTCCTCGGCATCTTCCTGTCCTTCATCATCGGTGCGCTGATCGCGGTGATGTTCGGCTATACCGATGCGGTTAGTATGACGACGCTGGGCGCAGGGGCCGCGACCTATATCGTCGGCCCCGTCACCGGCTCGGCACTGGGCGCATCGAGCGAAGTCGTGGCACTGTCGGTCGCGGCCGGTCTGGTGAAGTCCGTGATGGTGATGATCGGCACACCCTTCATCGCGCCGCTTATCGGATTGAACAATCCCAAGGCGGCGATGGCCTATGGCGGGTTGATGGGAACTACGAGTGGTGTGGCCGGCGGGCTTGCGGCGACCGACAAGCGGCTGGTGCCCTATGGTGCCATGACTGCGACTTTCTACACCGGCCTCGGCTGCCTCTTCGGTCCCTCGGTCATCTATTTCCTGATCCGTGCGGCCGTGGGCGGCTGA
- the madL gene encoding malonate transporter subunit MadL — translation MIIYGVAVLAACLLAGMIVGDALGVLLGVDSNVGGVGFAMLMLIVLTDRLRRAGHFPQHSAEGVLFWSAMYIPIVVAMASTQNVVAAVGGGPVAFLAGAGATVLCWALVPAVARIGGAEAPLPPVSEEEEV, via the coding sequence ATGATTATCTACGGGGTGGCCGTGCTGGCGGCCTGCCTGCTTGCGGGCATGATCGTCGGCGATGCGCTGGGTGTGTTGCTGGGTGTCGATTCGAACGTGGGGGGCGTCGGCTTTGCCATGCTGATGCTGATCGTCCTGACCGACCGGCTGCGCCGCGCCGGGCATTTCCCGCAGCACAGCGCCGAGGGCGTGCTGTTCTGGAGCGCGATGTATATCCCTATCGTCGTCGCCATGGCTTCGACGCAGAACGTGGTCGCCGCGGTCGGCGGCGGGCCGGTGGCCTTTCTTGCCGGGGCCGGCGCGACCGTTCTGTGCTGGGCGCTGGTCCCCGCCGTGGCGCGGATCGGCGGGGCCGAGGCGCCGCTGCCGCCGGTCAGCGAAGAAGAGGAGGTCTGA
- a CDS encoding malonate--CoA ligase, with protein sequence MQTIHESFIASAEAHPDKALFERPGQPDTTYAGTRDLVWRLSRVLTDIGVRPGDRVAVQADKSAEAICLYLATLQVGGVYLPLNTAYTGAEIDYFLGDASPRLFVCTLPTLAEHKTRETDSLRVESLGADGDGTLMALADAASPLADRVERAMSEPAAILYTSGTTGRSKGAVLTHGNLASNTAALLESWRYTSEDRLIHALPIFHTHGLFVAANMSIVSGATMIWLTKFDPDQIIDLMADATVLMGVPTFYTRLLKSDRLDRDATARMRLFVSGSAPLLAEDHRSFQERTGHAILERYGMTETCMITTNPYDGARKPGAVGMALPGIEIRITDRETGQPLPQGDIGAIEVRGPNVFEGYWQMPEKTASEFRPDRFFITGDLGQIGDDGYLRIVGRDKDLVISGGYNVYPKEIEGLIDDLPGVVESAVIGLPHPDLGEGVTAVVVPQPGAELDEAAVLAGIGDRLARYKQPKRVLFTAELPRNVMGKVQKAELRKTYAGLYN encoded by the coding sequence ATGCAGACGATCCACGAGAGCTTCATCGCCTCGGCCGAGGCCCATCCGGACAAGGCGCTGTTCGAGCGGCCGGGCCAGCCCGACACCACTTATGCCGGCACGCGCGACCTGGTCTGGCGCCTGTCCCGAGTATTGACCGATATCGGCGTCCGGCCCGGCGACCGGGTCGCGGTCCAGGCAGACAAGAGCGCCGAGGCGATCTGCCTCTATCTCGCCACGCTGCAGGTGGGCGGCGTATACCTGCCGCTGAATACTGCCTATACAGGGGCCGAGATCGACTATTTCCTGGGCGATGCCAGCCCGCGCCTGTTCGTCTGCACCCTCCCGACGCTGGCCGAGCACAAGACCCGCGAAACCGACAGCCTGCGCGTCGAAAGCCTTGGTGCCGACGGCGACGGCACGCTGATGGCTCTGGCCGATGCCGCCAGCCCGCTGGCCGACCGCGTTGAGCGCGCGATGTCCGAGCCCGCGGCGATCCTCTATACCTCGGGGACGACCGGGCGGTCCAAGGGCGCGGTGCTGACTCATGGCAACCTGGCCTCGAACACCGCCGCGCTGCTGGAAAGCTGGCGCTACACCAGTGAGGACCGACTGATCCACGCCCTGCCGATCTTTCACACCCACGGGCTGTTCGTCGCCGCGAACATGTCCATCGTCTCGGGTGCGACGATGATCTGGCTGACGAAATTCGATCCCGACCAGATCATCGACCTGATGGCGGATGCCACAGTGCTGATGGGCGTGCCGACCTTTTATACCAGGCTGCTGAAATCCGACCGGCTGGACCGCGACGCGACCGCCAGGATGCGGCTGTTCGTCTCTGGCTCGGCCCCGCTGCTGGCCGAGGATCACCGCAGTTTCCAGGAGCGCACCGGCCACGCGATCCTCGAACGCTACGGCATGACCGAAACCTGCATGATCACCACCAACCCCTATGACGGAGCGCGAAAGCCCGGCGCCGTGGGCATGGCCCTGCCGGGGATCGAGATCCGCATCACCGACCGCGAGACCGGCCAGCCGCTGCCCCAGGGCGATATCGGCGCCATCGAGGTGCGCGGCCCGAACGTTTTCGAAGGCTACTGGCAGATGCCGGAAAAGACCGCCTCGGAATTCCGTCCCGACCGCTTCTTCATCACCGGCGACCTGGGCCAGATCGGCGACGACGGCTATCTGCGTATCGTCGGCCGCGACAAGGACCTGGTGATCTCGGGCGGCTACAACGTCTATCCCAAGGAAATCGAGGGGCTGATCGACGACCTTCCCGGTGTGGTGGAAAGCGCGGTCATCGGCCTGCCGCATCCCGATCTGGGCGAGGGCGTGACCGCCGTGGTCGTGCCCCAGCCCGGTGCGGAACTGGACGAGGCTGCGGTGCTTGCCGGCATCGGCGACAGGCTGGCGCGCTACAAGCAGCCGAAGCGGGTGCTTTTCACTGCCGAACTGCCGCGCAACGTCATGGGCAAGGTCCAGAAGGCCGAGCTGCGCAAGACCTACGCCGGTCTTTACAACTGA
- a CDS encoding PHB depolymerase family esterase, whose amino-acid sequence MLFGEAASTMICCRALLLTQDSRLSSTAAFVPGLSAGGTVAVILARAYPDVFAAVGAHTGLSCGISRYVVRAANLALGYKQQPPATAAL is encoded by the coding sequence ATTCTCTTCGGAGAAGCCGCGTCAACAATGATATGTTGCCGCGCATTACTGCTCACTCAGGATTCTCGACTTTCCAGTACGGCCGCTTTCGTCCCCGGCTTGTCGGCAGGCGGAACAGTAGCCGTGATCCTGGCACGCGCCTATCCCGACGTTTTCGCGGCTGTCGGCGCCCATACCGGGCTGTCCTGCGGAATTTCACGCTACGTTGTCCGCGCCGCAAACCTTGCTCTGGGATACAAGCAGCAGCCCCCCGCCACAGCCGCGCTGTAG